From Alcaligenes faecalis, the proteins below share one genomic window:
- a CDS encoding sulfite exporter TauE/SafE family protein, with translation MESVYWAVAFGAIVAGFVQGLSGFAFGMVAMSCWAWFLEPQLAAVLAVCGAWTGQMIAAFTRRRTSYWQILLPFLAGGLIGVPLGTYLLPFLDAAVFKAFLGTLMVIWCPIMLMSSRLGHVRVRSRLTNAVSGLIGGIMGGLGGMTGVIPTLWTTMTGLPKDEQRAVIQNFNLATLSVTLLAYIASGSILPAMLPSIGLVMLAVLIPVLAGARLYVGISQSTFRAIVLSLLTLSGIAMLVSSVPQLLAR, from the coding sequence ATGGAGTCGGTTTATTGGGCGGTGGCTTTTGGCGCCATTGTGGCGGGTTTTGTTCAGGGGCTGTCGGGCTTTGCCTTTGGCATGGTAGCCATGTCTTGCTGGGCCTGGTTTCTGGAGCCTCAATTGGCCGCGGTGCTGGCGGTCTGCGGTGCCTGGACAGGACAGATGATTGCCGCCTTTACCCGGCGGCGCACTTCTTATTGGCAGATCCTGCTGCCGTTTCTGGCCGGTGGCCTGATCGGAGTGCCTTTGGGCACCTATTTGCTGCCTTTTCTGGATGCAGCTGTATTCAAGGCATTTTTAGGGACCTTGATGGTGATCTGGTGTCCCATCATGCTGATGTCCAGCCGTTTGGGCCATGTCCGGGTACGTAGCCGCCTGACCAATGCCGTGTCCGGCTTGATAGGCGGCATCATGGGTGGGCTCGGTGGCATGACGGGGGTGATTCCTACCTTGTGGACCACCATGACCGGATTGCCCAAAGACGAGCAGCGCGCCGTTATACAAAACTTCAATCTGGCGACCTTGTCGGTGACTTTGCTGGCCTATATTGCCTCCGGTTCTATTCTGCCCGCCATGTTGCCGTCTATAGGGCTGGTGATGCTGGCCGTGCTGATTCCCGTGCTGGCGGGCGCGCGCCTGTATGTGGGCATTAGCCAAAGCACGTTTCGGGCCATTGTTTTAAGTTTGTTGACCCTGTCCGGCATTGCCATGCTGGTCTCTTCGGTCCCCCAGTTGCTGGCGCGCTAG
- the hppD gene encoding 4-hydroxyphenylpyruvate dioxygenase, protein MTDLFENPMGLMGFEFIEFAAPQPGVMEPVFEMMGFTKVAVHRSKKVSLYRQGEINLILNEEPKSHAAYFAAEHGPSACGMAFRVRDAQKAYERALELGAQPVDIPTGPMELRLPAIKGIGGAPLYLIDRFGEGNSIYDIDFVYLDGVDRHPVGAGLKEIDHLTHNVYRGRMAYWAQFYEHLFNFREIRYFDIKGEYTGLTSKAMTAPDGKIRIPLNEESAKGSGQIEEFLMQFNGEGIQHVAFLTDDLIASWDKLKAMGMRFMTAPPQTYYEMLEGRLPAHGEPTAELQNRGILLDGTSEGGHRRLLLQIFSETLMGPVFFEFIQRKGDDGFGEGNFKALFESIERDQLRRGVLQAE, encoded by the coding sequence ATGACTGACTTGTTTGAAAATCCAATGGGCCTGATGGGCTTTGAGTTCATCGAATTTGCCGCTCCCCAGCCTGGCGTGATGGAACCCGTATTCGAGATGATGGGTTTCACCAAAGTGGCGGTACACCGCTCCAAGAAAGTGTCCCTGTATCGCCAGGGCGAGATCAACCTGATCCTGAACGAAGAACCCAAGAGCCACGCCGCTTACTTTGCCGCCGAGCACGGCCCTTCGGCCTGCGGCATGGCCTTTCGCGTGCGTGATGCGCAGAAAGCCTACGAACGCGCGCTGGAGCTGGGTGCCCAGCCTGTCGATATTCCTACCGGCCCCATGGAGCTGCGCCTGCCTGCGATTAAAGGCATTGGTGGCGCCCCTCTGTACCTGATCGACCGTTTTGGCGAAGGCAACTCCATCTACGACATTGACTTCGTTTACCTGGACGGCGTGGATCGTCATCCCGTGGGCGCGGGCTTGAAAGAGATCGATCACCTGACCCACAACGTGTACCGCGGTCGCATGGCCTACTGGGCCCAGTTCTATGAGCACCTGTTCAACTTCCGTGAGATTCGCTACTTCGACATCAAGGGCGAATACACCGGCCTGACGTCCAAAGCCATGACCGCCCCCGATGGCAAGATCCGCATTCCTTTGAACGAGGAATCCGCCAAGGGCTCGGGCCAGATCGAAGAGTTCCTGATGCAATTCAATGGTGAAGGCATCCAGCACGTGGCCTTCCTGACTGACGATCTGATTGCCTCCTGGGACAAGCTCAAAGCCATGGGCATGCGCTTTATGACCGCGCCGCCACAAACCTATTACGAGATGCTGGAAGGCCGCTTGCCAGCGCACGGTGAACCGACTGCAGAACTGCAAAACCGTGGCATTTTGCTCGATGGCACATCGGAAGGTGGCCACCGCCGTCTCTTGCTGCAGATTTTCTCTGAAACCTTGATGGGCCCCGTGTTCTTCGAGTTCATCCAGCGCAAGGGCGATGATGGTTTTGGTGAAGGCAACTTCAAGGCCTTGTTTGAATCCATCGAGCGCGATCAGTTGCGCCGTGGTGTCTTGCAGGCCGAGTAA
- a CDS encoding HPP family protein: MPALLRHWFDSLRPKSLAIARPEMLRATLGATLSVLIVSSLSLYLSDFAHTHHWLVASLAASALLIFLVPTSPLAQPWNIVLGNLVGALTGITCAVLLPHPIAAITMAVCVAMPIMLALRCVHPPSLAMAVFPALNGIQNYDFVLFPVLFDSCVLILLGMLYNRLTGVAYPPVHKPATRPAATPARFTDQDYDAALSHYNQTLNISHDDLEKLVSYVHQSAFRRNLGTRRCSTLMNDAPLSCQVSTPLQQAWDMMRERKIKALPVLDQNKHVIGILALSDFLQRAGLDQPDNLRQRLKRFLSPRQRAAPTVAEIMTTPAVTANANWSVAELIPLFSQGRHRHMPVVNDHKELVGMITQSDLMLELFRILQPARGKPD; encoded by the coding sequence ATGCCTGCTTTACTTCGTCACTGGTTTGACAGCCTGCGCCCCAAGTCGCTGGCCATTGCACGCCCTGAAATGCTGCGTGCCACGCTAGGCGCCACGCTTAGTGTGCTGATAGTTTCCTCTCTTAGCCTGTACCTGTCGGATTTCGCACACACGCATCATTGGTTGGTGGCGTCCCTGGCCGCCAGTGCCTTGCTGATCTTTCTGGTGCCAACCAGCCCTCTGGCTCAACCCTGGAACATAGTGCTGGGCAATCTGGTGGGTGCGCTCACAGGCATTACCTGTGCGGTGCTGCTCCCTCATCCGATTGCTGCCATTACGATGGCCGTCTGCGTTGCCATGCCCATCATGCTGGCCCTGCGCTGCGTGCACCCGCCCAGTCTGGCTATGGCGGTCTTTCCTGCCCTGAATGGTATTCAGAACTACGATTTCGTCCTGTTTCCGGTGCTGTTTGACTCCTGCGTGCTGATCCTTCTGGGCATGCTGTACAACCGCCTGACCGGCGTGGCTTACCCGCCAGTACACAAGCCCGCAACACGCCCCGCCGCTACTCCTGCCCGCTTTACGGACCAGGATTACGATGCGGCCTTGAGCCACTACAACCAGACGCTGAACATCAGCCACGATGACCTGGAAAAGCTGGTCAGCTATGTGCACCAGTCTGCCTTCCGGCGCAATCTGGGCACCCGCCGTTGCTCCACCCTGATGAATGATGCTCCCCTGTCCTGTCAGGTCAGCACGCCCTTGCAACAAGCCTGGGACATGATGCGCGAGCGCAAGATCAAGGCTTTGCCAGTACTGGATCAGAACAAGCACGTGATTGGTATCTTGGCCCTGTCGGACTTCTTGCAGCGTGCCGGGCTGGATCAACCGGATAATCTGCGCCAGCGACTCAAGCGCTTTTTAAGCCCCCGGCAGCGTGCCGCGCCCACAGTAGCCGAGATCATGACCACACCTGCCGTCACCGCCAATGCAAACTGGTCGGTGGCCGAGCTGATTCCCCTGTTCAGCCAGGGTCGCCATCGCCATATGCCGGTGGTCAATGATCACAAGGAGCTGGTGGGCATGATCACCCAATCTGATCTGATGCTGGAGCTGTTCAGAATCCTGCAGCCCGCACGCGGCAAGCCGGATTGA